One window from the genome of Eublepharis macularius isolate TG4126 chromosome 15, MPM_Emac_v1.0, whole genome shotgun sequence encodes:
- the WDR62 gene encoding WD repeat-containing protein 62 yields the protein MLEKVLGITTQTSSGLTCNLNTGYIAYPAGCVVVILNPRKNKQRHIFNTSRKTVSALSFSPDGKFIVTGENGHRPAVRVWDVEEKAQVTELHGHKHGVACVAFSPNMKYIVSVGYQHDMIVNVWDWKKDMLVASNKVSCKVMAVSFSEDSYFVTVGHRHVKFWFLDVSKEVKIKETVPLIGRSGLLGELHNNIFCDVACGQGKMSGNTFCISYSGLLCQFNEKRVLEKWIDLKVPLANCIRVSENFIFCGCANGIVRIFHTHNLLYLTDLPKPHYLGIDVAKGEMSRMAGATWPDTIALAFDPSHHWLSCVYKDHSVYIWDVKDTSQVRKVWSDLFHSSFVWNVEVYPEFEDQRGFLPPGSFLTCSSDNTIRCWSLEGNAEAEFQKNIYSNNLLKVVYMENNTQHLQDSSNVPDRGENTGYLDVKSGVRVLQVSPDGRHLASGDRAGNLRIHELKCMEEVMKVEAHDSEVLCLEYSKPETGTALLASASRDRLIHVLNVEKNYKLEQTLDDHSSAITAVKFAGDGDIQMISCGADKSIYFRSAQKVADGVHFIRTHHVAEKTTLYDMDIDITQKYVAVACQDRNVRVYNTVSGKQKWCYKGSQGDDGSLLKVQLDPSGTFLATSCSDKSISVIDFHSGECVAKMFGHSEVVTGMKFTYDCKHLITVSGDSCIFIWHLSPEITTSMKQHLMELDQVQQQKKRAREQAWSPPVRREIRVTMPSGSTPRGAGLPPDSDTEDEQEEEETAVQTPTKEDADMGPPCILTNGRMPMWAKRLLGEVDNSDSATISSKVSYQPQGRWAERADREPIKILLDLDLSYFTPIKNDSMSDIELEPQNLDRLLLQTESSPSNTTEDLKELDLTSEDEATQQLESFKAGRNAQSVQTSNDPAEAERKPVKDLPLQLTFQKDLDSGFGQPQEDQESVVSEVEAEITDLDEKSSSLPQTPEQEKYLKHHFETLVDAETEEKFDGNLKDLKPPEDEDEEAALFLNPRLSISARFLSRCQKNSRLPRNRQPAQPTSGVPEQVKEEMPLPREPKMSEKPPEGCLFELKDKLDTKTCSASESQVLVESFEMNLQSLCSKFQETLQLYDQVTSCKDCTREELLQVKALLLRTSCWMKSELDSRAVKDSLDVATATDSPCLGLKHLQGGEAHCLLRHYSDSLLKMVEKKLDERNKADVS from the exons ATGCTTGAGAAAGTGTTGGGAATAACTACCCAAACCAGCAGTGGTTTAACTTGCAACCTGAACACGGGGTACATAGCATATCCGGCAGG atGTGTAGTTGTGATTTTAAATCCCAGGAAGAATAAACAAAGGCATATATTTAACACTTCGAG GAAAACTGTGAGTGCTCTGTCTTTCTCCCCTGATGGGAAATTTATTGTAACTGGTGAG AATGGACACAGACCAGCAGTCCGAGTCTGGGATGTCGAAGAGAAGGCGCAAGTGACAGAGCTCCATGGCCACAAGCACGGTGTGGCCTGCGTGGCGTTCTCTCCCAATATGAAGTACATTGTCTCGGTAGGATATCAGCATGACATGATTGTCAACGTGTGGGACTGGAAG AAGGATATGCTTGTTGCATCCAACAAAGTGTCTTGTAAGGTTATGGCTGTCTCCTTTTCGGAGGATAGCTACTTCGTTACGGTCGGCCACCGTCATGTCAAGTTCTGGTTCTTGGATGTGTCCAAAGAAGTTAAG ATTAAGGAGACTGTTCCACTCATTGGTCGCTCTGGACTTCTCGGAGAGCTTCACAACAACATCTTCTGTGATGTGGCTTGTGGGCAGGGCAAAATGTCAGGCAACACATTCTGCATTTCTTATTCTGGTCTCCTCTGTCAGTTTAATGAGAAGCGCGTGCTGGAGAAATGGATTGATCTGAAG gtACCTCTAGCCAACTGCATCCGTGTGAGTGAAAATTTTATCTTCTGTGGTTGTGCTAATGGAATCGTGCGAATCTTCCACACACACAATTTGCTTTACCTCACTGACTTGCCAAAGCCACACTACTTGGGCATTGATGTTGCCAAAGGAGAAATGTCAAG AATGGCAGGTGCCACCTGGCCAGACACCATTGCCTTGGCCTTTGATCCCAGCCATCATTGGCTCTCCTGCGTATACAAGGACCACAGCGTGTATATTTGGGACGTGAAGGACACCAGTCAAGTTAGGAAAGTGTGGTCTGACCTCTTCCATAGCTCATTTGTGTGGAATGTTGAG GTATATCCTGAGTTTGAAGACCAGAGGGGCTTTTTGCCCCCAGGATCCTTTCTAACATGTTCATCAGACAATACAATTCGGTGTTGGAGTCTGGAAGGCAACGCAGAAGCTGAATTCCAGAAGAACATCTACAGTAAC AATTTGCTGAAGGTTGTCTATATGGAAAATAACACCCAGCATTTGCAAGATTCATCCAATGTGCCGGACCGAGGAGAAAACACAGGATATCTGGATGTGAAATCTGGTGTCCGAGTCCTGCAGGTCAGCCCTGATGGCCGGCACTTGGCCTCTGGTGACAGAGCTGGAAACTTAAG GATACATGAGCTAAAATGTATGGAGGAGGTGATGAAAGTTGAAGCCCATGACTCAGAAGTTCTCTGCTTAGAGTACTCTAAACCAGAAACTG GGACGGCCCTTCTAGCCTCAGCAAGCAGAGACAGGCTGATCCATGTGTTGAATGTGGAGAAAAATTATAAACTAGAGCAGACCTTAGATGACCACTCATCAGCCATAACAGCCGTGAAGTTTGCCG GAGATGGTGACATTCAGATGATTAGCTGTGGAGCTGACAAAAGCATCTATTTCCGCAGTGCACAAAAG GTTGCTGACGGAGTCCATTTTATTAGAACTCACCACGTTGCAGAGAAAACGACGTTGTATGACATGGATATTGATATAACCCAGAAATATGTCGCTGTGGCCTGTCAAGACAGAAATGTCAG GGTATACAACACAGTCAGTGGGAAGCAGAAGTGGTGCTACAAAGGCTCGCAAGGGGATGATGGATCTCTGCTGAAG GTCCAGTTGGATCCCTCTGGAACCTTCCTGGCCACCAGCTGCTCGGACAAAAGCATTTCCGTTATCGACTTCCACTCTGGAGAGTGTGTTGCCAAAATGTTTGGGCATTCAG AGGTGGTTACAGGGATGAAGTTTACTTACGACTGCAAACACTTGATCACCGTCTCAGGAGACAG TTGTATCTTTATATGGCATCTTAGCCCGGAAATTACCACCAGCATGAAACAACACTTGATGGAACTAGATCAGGTCCAGCAGCAGAAGAAGAGAGCCAGAGAACAGGCGTGGTCTCCACCGGTCAG GCGGGAAATCCGTGTTACCATGCCAAGTGGAAGCACTCCCCGTGGTGCTGGTCTCCCTCCTGACTCCGACACTGAGGATGAGcaagaggaggaagaaacagCCGTCCAGACTCCCACCAAAGAGGACGCGGACATGG GTCCTCCTTGTATCCTCACCAATGGCAGAATGCCTATGTGGGCAAAGAGACTG CTTGGTGAGGTAGATAACTCAGACAGCGCAACTATATCCTCCAAGGTGAGTTATCAGCCACAAGGACGATGGGCTGAACGTGCTGACCGAGAACCGATTAAAATTCTGCTGGACCTGGATCTTAGTTATTTCACCCCAATTAAAAATGACAGCATGAGCGACATAGAGCTGGAGCCACAGAACCTGGACCGGCTGCTCTTGCAG ACAGAGAGCTCCCCTAGCAACACGACTGAGGACTTAAAAGAGCTAGACCTGACTTCAGAAGATGAGGCCACTCAACAGCTTGAATCCTTCAAAGCAGGCCGAAATGCCCAGTCTGTGCAGACAAGCAATGATCCTGCTGAGGCAGAGAG GAAACCGGTGAAAGACTTGCCTCTTCAGCTGACTTTTCAGAAGGATCTGGATTCGGGTTTTGGCCAACCACAGGAGG ACCAAGAGTCTGTAGTTTCAGAAGTCGAAGCAGAAATTACTGACCTGGATGAGAAAAGCAGCTCTCTGCCCCAAACTCCAGAGCAAGAGAAATATCTCAAGCACCATTTTGAGACTCTGGTTGATGCCGAGACTGAAG AAAAGTTTGATGGCAACTTAAAGGACCTGAAGCCACCTGAAGATGAAGATGAGGAGGCCGCCTTGTTTCTCAACCCTCGCCTGAGCATTTCTGCCAGATTTCTCTCACGCTGTCAAAAAAATAGCAG GCTTCCAAGGAACCGTCAGCCTGCGCAGCCTACTTCAGGTGTTCCAGAGCAGGTTAAGGAAGAGATGCCACTGCCCAGAGAGCCCAAGATGTCAGAA AAACCGCCGGAGGGATGTCTATTTGAATTGAAGGACAAGCTGGATACTAAAACATGCAGCGCTTCAG AATCTCAGGTTCTTGTTGAAAGCTTTGAAATGAATCTGCAGTCTTTGTGCTCCAAATTTCAAGAAACTTTGCAACTTTATGATCAG GTTACTTCCTGCAAAGACTGCACCAgagaagagctcctccaggtaaaggCCCTGCTGCTGAGGACTTCCTGCTGGATGAAAAGCGAACTGGACTCGAGAGCAGTGAAGGACAGCCTGGATGTGGCAACAGCCACAGACAGCCCCTGCCTGGGGCTGAAACACCTCCAAGGAGGGGAGGCCCACTGTCTTCTGAGACACTACTCTGACTCCCTGCTGAAAATGGTAGAGAAAAAGCTGGATGAAAGGAACAAAGCAGATGTCTCCTGA